TGTTCTGCCGACTTGCCGGACTGTGGCATGGTCGCCGACCAGAACGCAACGGACGCGGTGGCGTCGTCGTCGGTCCAGGCGTCGTGGCAGAAGCTGCGACGCGCGAGCTGGCCGTCGTCATCTTCGATCAGGGCGGCGACATAGGTCGCACCGGGCGAAATCGGCTCGCCGGTGCGGTGGCACGTCCGCTGAGGACGAAGGTTGGGCCAGGTTCGGACAAGCGTCGCACGCACGCCGGCATGGTACGGGCGGGCTTCAGCTGGCACGAAAGCTGCGCGCCGTCACGCCGCCATGACCGACGCGAAAGCCGACGCTGCGGCCGCACTTGGGACAGCGGCCGGTGTACCGATCGCCCGCGGCATTGCGGTAGACACGCTGGTAGACCCGGCAGCAGTCGAACATCACGCTCAGCCAAGGCCGGCCGACCATCGACGGTTTGGACGACGCGCGCGACGTCGCATCGTCATGCGACAACTCCACACGCACATCGTCGGGATCGAGCGGCATCCTCACCTGCTGCATCGGCAGACGGCGGGTCACTGGGTGAGCTGACGGACCAGGTCGATCGCCCGTTCGAGCAGGCGATCGGCCTCGGCGACGTCACCAAGGCGGGCCTCGTCATCGCCGGCGTTGGCCAGGACATTGTGCCGGGCGCAGCGCACGGTGGCCGTTGCGAGTTCGCCTGCAACGAGCAGATCGCTCCGGAGCCACGGGTTGCACTTGGGCTCAATCGCGACGGCCTCGACAAGCAGCGACACGCCGGCCGCCATCACTGCAGCAGGCACGGCCAAGCACGCGACGGCCGCCTCGGCGAGGGCTGCGTCGTCCTTGTCGTCTTTGGCGGCGCGCCAGCTGGCATAGGCGATCTGGTCCTCGACAACGAGCTGGCGAAGGACGTCGGCGAGCTTGTCGAATCGCTCGATCGCCTCACCGATCGCGGCCTCGTCGTCGTCGCTGTTGGCACGGCGGCCCTGGCTGTAGCGAAGCGCCATCAGCCCGACGGCTGATCCGAGGGCACCGGCGAGCGCCGCAACACTCCCGCCGCCGGGCGTGGGCGAGTTGACGGCCAGGCGATCGAGCCACGCCTCGACCGACAGCGACAAGTCGGCAGGTTGATCGGCCATCAGACGTCAGCGACAGTGTCTTCGACCTCGGCGGCGTATCGCATCGCACGCTCCAGTTCGCCCTTGAGGTGGCGGACGCGCAGGAGGCTCCGGACGCGGGTTAGCAGCTCGAACTTGTTGACGGGCTTGCTGACGAAGTCGTCGGTGCCACACTCGGCGGCGCGTTCGACGTCGCCCAGCTCGTTGAGCGCGGTGACCGTGAGGATTTGGATGTCCTGCGTGGCCGGGTCGCTCTTGACCTCGCGGCAGACCTGAAAGCCGCTCATCCGAGGCATCATGATGTCCAGCAGAATCAAGTCCGGCTCGACGGCACGCACCTGCTCCAACGCCTCGACGCCGTCCCGAGCGACGGCCACCGTGACGGGAAGAGCCTCGAGGTAGGCCTGGAGGAGTTCGACGTTCTGTTCGTTGTCGTCGACGATGAGGACCGTCGACTCGGGCAGGAACGACTCGTGCCCGTCCGTTGCGCGATCAGCAGAAGGACTGGCAGCAGGGGACATCGTCATAGGACCTCAGGTCGACTCGCCGATCACCGCCAGCACGTCCGGAATCGTGCGAAACCACGCAGCATCAGCTGCCGCGAGTCTAGCAAGATCGTCAGGGCGATCCACGTCCCAGAAGTCCGGTAACAGGGCCAGCGGATGACGGTCTTGTGCGAAGCGATCCTGGACCTGACCGCACTCGCGACCGCTGCTCCAGTCGATGTCCAACAGCGGCTCGTGCAAGTCAAGACCGGCAGGCGTGACGAGCGTCCAGAACCCGCCGTCGTCACACGGGCCGATGGCGGGCTGGTTGCGTCGACACGCCACGGCGACCGCGTCGCGACGATCCGGCCGCAGGTGCGGCGTGTCGGCACCGAAGAAGGCGATCGACGGCCGGCCGAGTGTGTCGGCGACGTCCGCCAACCGCCGACCGAGGTCGCCGCCGCCCTGTTCGTGCAGTTCGACACGCCCGGCATTGACAACGCATTCGCGAAACTCGGCCGCCTCATCCGGCGATCCGCCAGCGAAGGACCAGACGACACGATCCCACCGATCGTCGCCTGCCAACCAGCTGAGCGTCTGCCCAAGGCACATTGCGTGGACCTGTGCGGCCTGTTCCGGTGACAACGGCGGGCAGAGCCGCGTCTTGGTCGCGCCCGGCCTTGGAAGTTTGCCCATGACGACGCCGACCACGATTTCAAAGCTAGCCGCCCGAGAAATCAGGCGTTGACGGCTCCGGCTCCTTGCGTGACTTTCCAACAACCTGCGGCCCGGAGTTCCATCGGCCGCCACTCGATGATGACGCTCAGCTCCTCCTCATCCACCGCGGGCACCGGAAGCCCTGTCCCTCTCAGCGAGGACGTCGAGTCGCTTCGGCAGCAGCGCGACGCGTACCGCGAGAAGCTCCAGCGCATCGCCGACGCGATAGGCTGCGAGGACTTGAACAAGGTCGTCCACGACGTGCGGAACGTGCTCAACGAGCGCAATTTGCTTCGCAAGCTCGTCGATCTGGACGAGGCGTGAGTCTCAGCCGGCGAT
This genomic window from Planctomycetota bacterium contains:
- a CDS encoding DUF2064 domain-containing protein, translating into MVGVVMGKLPRPGATKTRLCPPLSPEQAAQVHAMCLGQTLSWLAGDDRWDRVVWSFAGGSPDEAAEFRECVVNAGRVELHEQGGGDLGRRLADVADTLGRPSIAFFGADTPHLRPDRRDAVAVACRRNQPAIGPCDDGGFWTLVTPAGLDLHEPLLDIDWSSGRECGQVQDRFAQDRHPLALLPDFWDVDRPDDLARLAAADAAWFRTIPDVLAVIGEST
- a CDS encoding response regulator, whose protein sequence is MTMSPAASPSADRATDGHESFLPESTVLIVDDNEQNVELLQAYLEALPVTVAVARDGVEALEQVRAVEPDLILLDIMMPRMSGFQVCREVKSDPATQDIQILTVTALNELGDVERAAECGTDDFVSKPVNKFELLTRVRSLLRVRHLKGELERAMRYAAEVEDTVADV
- a CDS encoding cyclodeaminase/cyclohydrolase family protein, encoding MADQPADLSLSVEAWLDRLAVNSPTPGGGSVAALAGALGSAVGLMALRYSQGRRANSDDDEAAIGEAIERFDKLADVLRQLVVEDQIAYASWRAAKDDKDDAALAEAAVACLAVPAAVMAAGVSLLVEAVAIEPKCNPWLRSDLLVAGELATATVRCARHNVLANAGDDEARLGDVAEADRLLERAIDLVRQLTQ